The following coding sequences are from one Malaciobacter pacificus window:
- a CDS encoding menaquinone biosynthesis decarboxylase, translating to MKEAIELLKKNNLLKVIDDELDIYLEIPHIAYIEVKKPDSKAILFTNVVDKKNEKKFDIPVLMNVFCNEKAVKLFIGDGDKIGSEIESLLKMKPPTTFSEKLSTFGKLFALKNTIPKKLKGKGECQQVIKLGNDAKLSDLPVLTTWEQDGGPFITMGQVYTTSLNGEMKNLGMYRLQVYDDNTLGMHWQIHKDSNHFFHEYKKAGKKMPVSIGIGGDPMYIWCGQAPLPIGIFELMLYGFVKNKNAQLVKSITNDIYVPKDNDFIIEGFVDASKLRIEGPFGDHTGYYTLEEEYPFMEVTAITHKKEPTYLATVVGKPPLEDKYMGHATERIFLPLLKTTAPDLIDYYMPENGVFHNLILAKIKTLYPGHASQMMHAFWGVGQMSFVKHAIFVNEDAPDLTDHDAIVRHILNRIDIDEILITRGVVDALDHSSPKFAVGGKLGLDCTGNEIEELGITLLEDDELLFKMQSITNEIKNLKQYYKDTKNPVTVITVDKTRSQKHLFEDLKPLYENLKILVIVDEANQNDVENPYMLVWRVVNNIDSNRDVYIDSNTICLDGTNKNSYDNFKRRWPDDVDCSMEVIEDLRVRGILDIDDEFIKQWQL from the coding sequence ATGAAAGAAGCAATTGAATTATTAAAAAAGAACAATTTACTAAAAGTTATTGATGATGAATTAGATATTTATTTAGAAATACCTCACATAGCATATATTGAAGTAAAGAAACCAGATTCTAAAGCAATTTTATTTACAAATGTTGTAGATAAGAAAAATGAAAAGAAATTTGATATACCAGTTTTAATGAATGTATTTTGTAATGAAAAAGCAGTAAAATTATTTATTGGTGATGGGGATAAAATTGGAAGTGAGATTGAAAGCTTACTAAAAATGAAACCACCAACTACATTTAGTGAAAAACTATCAACATTTGGAAAGTTATTTGCTTTAAAAAATACAATTCCAAAGAAACTAAAAGGAAAAGGTGAGTGTCAACAAGTAATAAAACTTGGAAATGATGCAAAACTATCTGATTTACCAGTACTTACTACTTGGGAACAAGATGGAGGTCCTTTTATTACTATGGGACAAGTTTATACAACTAGTCTAAATGGTGAAATGAAAAACTTAGGAATGTATAGATTACAAGTATATGATGATAATACACTTGGAATGCATTGGCAAATTCATAAAGATTCAAATCATTTTTTCCATGAGTATAAAAAAGCAGGTAAAAAAATGCCTGTTTCTATTGGAATAGGAGGAGATCCTATGTATATTTGGTGTGGGCAAGCACCATTACCTATTGGTATTTTTGAACTTATGCTTTATGGTTTTGTAAAAAATAAAAATGCTCAACTTGTAAAATCAATTACAAATGATATTTATGTACCTAAAGATAATGATTTTATTATTGAAGGATTTGTAGATGCAAGTAAATTAAGAATAGAAGGTCCATTTGGTGATCATACTGGATATTATACATTAGAAGAAGAGTATCCTTTTATGGAAGTTACAGCAATTACACACAAAAAAGAGCCAACTTATTTAGCGACAGTTGTTGGAAAACCACCACTAGAAGATAAATATATGGGGCATGCGACAGAGAGAATTTTCTTACCATTACTTAAAACAACAGCACCTGATTTAATTGATTATTATATGCCAGAAAATGGGGTTTTTCATAACTTAATTTTAGCAAAAATTAAAACTTTATACCCAGGACATGCTTCTCAGATGATGCATGCGTTTTGGGGAGTAGGGCAAATGAGTTTTGTAAAACATGCAATTTTTGTAAATGAAGATGCACCTGATTTAACAGACCATGATGCAATAGTTAGACATATTTTAAATAGAATTGATATTGATGAAATTTTAATTACAAGGGGTGTTGTTGATGCTCTTGACCACAGTTCACCAAAATTTGCAGTAGGTGGAAAACTTGGACTTGACTGTACAGGAAATGAAATTGAAGAGTTAGGAATTACACTTTTAGAAGATGATGAATTACTATTTAAGATGCAATCAATAACAAATGAAATAAAAAATTTAAAACAATACTATAAAGATACAAAAAATCCAGTTACTGTAATTACAGTTGATAAAACAAGAAGCCAAAAGCATTTATTTGAAGATTTGAAACCATTATATGAAAACTTGAAGATTTTAGTAATTGTTGATGAGGCAAATCAAAATGATGTTGAAAATCCTTATATGCTAGTTTGGAGAGTTGTAAATAATATTGATTCAAACAGAGATGTTTACATTGATTCAAATACAATTTGTTTAGATGGAACAAACAAAAACTCTTATGACAACTTCAAAAGAAGATGGCCTGATGATGTTGATTGTTCTATGGAAGTAATTGAGGATTTAAGAGTTAGAGGTATTTTAGATATTGATGATGAATTTATTAAACAATGGCAATTATAA
- a CDS encoding MalY/PatB family protein: protein MIDNNEYNFEEKVDRKNTNCAKWDGLDKYFGYEDLNPLWVADMDFKTPSFINDAIIKAANNSIYGYSIVSDELLNSIVSWQKNQHNWEINKEEIFMTNGVVPSYSACIEAFSDIGDEVIVQTPIYPPLYKCVTQNNRKVVVNELKNDNGYYSMDFEDLKSKITNKTKILALCSPHNPVGRVWNKEELKQLAQICIDNNIIIIADEIHSDITFKKFTPIASINEEIANQTLTLNSAGKTFNIAGLNTSYAISKNLSILGKFKKEAIKREINSVNFFGLIATQAAYENGANFVKQLNEYLKLNIEFAKNYLEKNNSKIKFYIPEATYLLWLDFKNTNLSHNEIKNKLLTKAKVALNDGVSFGSNGNNHFRLNVAVNQNALEIALNQMLKEFK, encoded by the coding sequence ATGATTGATAATAATGAATATAATTTTGAAGAAAAAGTTGACAGAAAAAATACAAATTGTGCAAAATGGGATGGCTTAGATAAATATTTTGGATATGAAGATTTAAACCCACTTTGGGTTGCAGATATGGATTTTAAAACGCCTTCATTTATTAATGATGCAATCATAAAAGCAGCCAATAATTCAATTTATGGATATAGTATAGTTAGTGATGAGCTATTAAACTCAATTGTTTCTTGGCAAAAAAATCAACATAATTGGGAAATAAATAAAGAAGAAATCTTTATGACAAATGGAGTAGTTCCTTCTTATAGTGCTTGTATTGAAGCTTTTAGTGACATAGGAGATGAAGTAATCGTTCAAACACCTATTTACCCTCCATTGTATAAATGTGTAACACAAAATAATAGAAAAGTTGTAGTTAATGAATTAAAAAATGATAACGGTTACTATTCGATGGATTTTGAAGATTTAAAATCTAAAATTACTAATAAGACTAAAATTCTAGCTCTTTGTTCTCCTCATAATCCAGTTGGAAGAGTATGGAATAAAGAAGAACTAAAACAGCTAGCTCAAATTTGTATTGATAACAATATAATTATAATTGCGGATGAAATACATTCAGATATTACATTTAAAAAGTTTACTCCTATAGCATCAATTAATGAAGAAATTGCAAATCAAACTTTAACATTAAATAGTGCAGGAAAGACATTTAATATCGCAGGGCTTAACACATCATATGCAATTAGTAAAAACTTATCAATTTTAGGCAAATTTAAAAAAGAAGCTATAAAAAGAGAGATTAATTCAGTCAATTTTTTTGGGCTAATAGCAACTCAAGCAGCATATGAGAATGGAGCTAACTTTGTTAAGCAATTAAATGAATATTTAAAATTGAATATAGAATTTGCAAAAAATTATTTAGAAAAAAATAATTCTAAAATTAAATTTTATATTCCAGAAGCTACATATCTTCTTTGGCTAGATTTTAAAAATACTAATTTATCTCATAATGAGATAAAAAATAAGCTGTTAACCAAAGCAAAAGTAGCCTTAAATGATGGTGTTTCCTTTGGTAGCAATGGGAACAACCACTTTAGATTAAATGTAGCTGTAAATCAAAATGCCCTTGAAATCGCTTTAAATCAGATGCTAAAAGAGTTTAAATAG
- a CDS encoding NADH-quinone oxidoreductase subunit A: MSTQLVLASVIFVLIGFILSAVFVLTKFVGPKNEEAQLKNSVYESGVSNPVGNTNIRFSVKFYLVAISFLLFDVEVVFMFPWAVNVVELGMLGLVKMFIFVGLLFAGLIYIYKKKALSWD; the protein is encoded by the coding sequence ATGTCTACACAACTTGTTTTAGCTTCAGTTATTTTTGTTCTTATAGGTTTCATTTTATCTGCAGTTTTTGTTTTAACAAAATTTGTAGGACCTAAAAATGAAGAAGCACAGCTAAAAAACAGTGTGTATGAAAGTGGTGTTTCTAATCCTGTTGGAAATACTAACATCAGATTCTCTGTAAAGTTTTATTTAGTTGCAATCTCATTTTTACTTTTTGATGTTGAAGTAGTCTTTATGTTTCCTTGGGCAGTAAATGTTGTAGAATTGGGAATGCTAGGCTTAGTTAAAATGTTTATTTTTGTTGGCTTATTGTTTGCTGGTTTAATTTATATTTATAAGAAAAAGGCTTTATCATGGGATTAG
- a CDS encoding NADH-quinone oxidoreductase subunit B: MGLGVESKLGDSIVTTKLDHAVNWGRSYSLWPMAFGTACCGIEFMSVAGAKYDLSRFGAEVVRFSPRQADLLIVAGTISYKQAPILKKIYEQMCEPKWVISMGACACSGGFYDNYTTVQGIDEIIPVDEYIAGCPPRPEAVLDAIMRIQDKAKNESIIKDRVKEYKGFLDA; the protein is encoded by the coding sequence ATGGGATTAGGAGTTGAATCTAAACTTGGTGATTCTATTGTTACTACTAAACTAGACCATGCAGTTAACTGGGGTAGATCATACTCTTTGTGGCCAATGGCATTTGGTACTGCTTGTTGTGGTATTGAGTTTATGAGTGTAGCTGGGGCTAAATATGATTTATCAAGATTTGGTGCAGAAGTTGTAAGATTCTCACCTAGACAAGCAGATTTACTAATAGTAGCTGGAACAATTTCATATAAGCAAGCTCCTATTTTAAAGAAGATCTATGAGCAAATGTGTGAACCCAAATGGGTTATCTCAATGGGAGCATGTGCATGTTCTGGTGGGTTTTATGACAACTATACAACAGTTCAAGGAATTGATGAAATTATTCCGGTTGATGAATATATTGCAGGTTGTCCACCAAGACCAGAAGCTGTTTTAGATGCAATTATGAGAATTCAAGATAAAGCTAAGAATGAATCAATCATAAAAGATAGAGTTAAAGAATACAAAGGATTCTTAGATGCTTAA
- a CDS encoding NADH-quinone oxidoreductase subunit D, producing the protein MLKCDMLIDSKDIKSTISKLKNEENFTILLDITAIDYLKYPDVTPSRFAVVYILRDSTFKNQKTIKTYVDDNTLSIDSIHDLYESANWAERETYDQYGIKFLGHPNLKRVLNHHQFIGHPLRKDYPVTKGQICTETEDLMDEMLPKLKAKGYSEEEINDLMLLNIGPSHPASHGTIRNFVAMEGETITTCVTEIGYLHRGFEKSCETHTYSQIIPYTDRLNYCSAILNNIGFSKAIEEMLNIDITPRAKMIRVVIGELSRIIDHLVCNAANMVDLGGLTNFWYLFAPRDKAYDLLSKLTGARLTNTYTRIGGLEFDLYDGFDGDLEEVLKDVETAIDDALSLIAHNKIFHDRTQDVGVIKPEFALANGISGPNLRAAGVAHDLRKDKPYYGYENFDFDVIIGSHGDVYDRMMCRFEEMKQSIRIIRQAMKELPGGPLNVDHQGIFLPDKKDVYGNIEGLMNQFKLTFEGIKVPKGEYYGSTEAANGELGFFIVSDGEGKPYKVKCRPPCFYSLAAYSKIVEGGMLADAVVTMASMNFIAGEFDR; encoded by the coding sequence ATGCTTAAATGTGACATGTTAATTGATTCAAAAGATATAAAATCGACTATTTCAAAACTGAAAAATGAAGAAAACTTCACAATACTTTTAGATATAACAGCAATTGATTATCTAAAATATCCAGATGTTACACCATCAAGATTTGCAGTAGTTTATATTTTAAGAGATTCAACATTTAAAAATCAAAAAACGATAAAAACATATGTTGATGACAATACTTTAAGTATTGATTCTATTCATGATTTATATGAATCAGCAAATTGGGCTGAAAGAGAGACATATGATCAATATGGAATTAAGTTCCTTGGTCATCCAAATTTAAAAAGAGTTTTAAATCATCATCAGTTTATTGGTCATCCTTTAAGAAAAGATTACCCAGTTACAAAAGGTCAAATCTGTACAGAAACTGAAGATTTAATGGATGAGATGCTACCAAAACTAAAAGCTAAAGGTTATAGTGAAGAAGAAATAAACGACTTAATGCTTTTAAATATAGGGCCTTCTCACCCAGCTAGTCATGGTACTATTAGAAATTTTGTAGCTATGGAAGGTGAAACAATTACTACTTGTGTAACTGAAATTGGATATTTACATAGAGGTTTTGAAAAATCTTGTGAAACACATACTTATTCACAAATAATTCCTTACACTGATAGATTGAACTATTGTAGTGCAATTTTAAATAATATTGGTTTTTCAAAAGCAATTGAAGAGATGTTAAATATTGATATTACACCACGAGCTAAGATGATTAGAGTTGTTATTGGTGAATTAAGTAGAATCATTGACCACCTTGTTTGTAATGCGGCTAATATGGTTGATTTAGGTGGTCTAACAAACTTTTGGTACCTATTTGCTCCAAGGGATAAAGCATATGATTTATTATCAAAACTAACTGGAGCTAGACTAACAAACACATATACTAGAATTGGTGGTTTAGAGTTTGATTTATATGATGGTTTTGATGGAGATTTAGAAGAGGTACTTAAAGATGTTGAAACTGCTATTGATGATGCTTTATCACTGATTGCACATAATAAAATCTTTCATGATAGAACACAAGATGTAGGTGTTATAAAACCTGAATTTGCTCTAGCAAATGGTATTTCTGGACCTAATTTAAGAGCAGCAGGAGTTGCTCATGATTTAAGAAAAGATAAGCCTTATTATGGATATGAAAATTTTGATTTTGATGTAATTATTGGAAGTCATGGGGATGTTTATGACAGAATGATGTGTAGATTTGAAGAGATGAAACAATCAATTAGAATTATTAGACAAGCCATGAAAGAGTTGCCAGGTGGGCCTTTAAATGTAGATCACCAAGGAATCTTCTTGCCTGATAAAAAAGATGTTTATGGAAATATTGAAGGTTTAATGAATCAATTTAAATTAACATTTGAAGGTATTAAAGTACCAAAAGGTGAATATTATGGTTCAACTGAAGCAGCTAATGGAGAACTTGGATTTTTTATTGTAAGCGATGGTGAGGGAAAACCTTATAAAGTAAAATGTAGACCACCTTGTTTTTATTCACTAGCGGCTTATTCAAAAATAGTTGAAGGTGGTATGCTTGCAGATGCTGTTGTTACAATGGCTAGCATGAACTTTATTGCAGGGGAGTTTGATAGATAA
- the nuoE gene encoding complex I 24 kDa subunit family protein — MAEFKYTPENEVKFQEYVSRYPKIDSCMLPALWLAQKQEGWVSPEAMSYIADKLGKTPVEVYGVATFYTMFNLKPIGKYHIELCKTLSCMLCGSKDIKQYIKDKIGIEPGQTSEDGLFHLSEVECMGACGGAPMIALNGKYHEKLTKEKVDELLKECKK, encoded by the coding sequence ATGGCTGAATTTAAATATACACCTGAAAATGAAGTAAAATTTCAAGAATATGTATCAAGATATCCAAAAATTGATTCTTGTATGTTACCTGCACTTTGGTTAGCTCAAAAACAAGAGGGATGGGTTAGTCCTGAAGCTATGAGTTACATTGCTGATAAACTAGGGAAAACTCCAGTAGAAGTTTATGGTGTAGCAACGTTTTATACAATGTTTAATCTAAAACCAATTGGTAAATATCACATTGAATTATGTAAAACACTATCTTGTATGCTATGTGGAAGTAAAGATATAAAACAATACATTAAAGATAAAATAGGAATAGAACCTGGTCAAACTAGTGAAGATGGATTATTTCACTTAAGTGAAGTTGAGTGTATGGGTGCTTGTGGTGGAGCTCCTATGATAGCTTTAAATGGTAAATATCATGAAAAATTAACAAAAGAAAAAGTTGATGAGCTTTTGAAGGAGTGTAAAAAATGA
- the nuoF gene encoding NADH-quinone oxidoreductase subunit NuoF: protein MITKIVSKNFDIPDSHKLEVAKANGRYSSIQKLFSMSPDDVTAEVVASGLRGKGGGGAPCGPKWQLMPPVDERPRYLIVNGDESEPGTFKDRQIFQYDPHLLIEGIICSCYAISANHAYIYIRGEYEFFSDRVQDAINEAYEAGIIGDKVMGYDFKLDITVHRGAGAYICGEKSALIESLEGKRGHPRLKPHGKECEWFFDNPATVNNVETIASVPNIVENGAQGYTKYGTEKSPGTMLFAISGPVNNPGVYEMAYGNKMIDFLNILGGGMIKGKKLKAIIPGGSSCPILTANEVEKAVLDYESMWDIGSTLGTGGMIVIDEDTSMVDVAKNLIEFYHHESCGQCTPCREGCGWIDTILEKILKGLGSSEDLKTILDVTNTMNGKTICVFAPAVKDIIESIVKKFPHEFESYFKN from the coding sequence ATGATTACAAAAATTGTTAGTAAAAATTTTGATATCCCTGATTCTCATAAACTTGAAGTTGCAAAAGCAAATGGAAGATACTCTTCAATTCAAAAACTTTTTTCTATGAGTCCAGATGATGTAACTGCTGAAGTTGTTGCATCTGGACTCAGAGGAAAAGGTGGTGGTGGAGCACCTTGTGGTCCTAAATGGCAATTAATGCCTCCAGTTGATGAAAGACCAAGATATCTAATTGTAAATGGTGATGAAAGTGAACCAGGTACATTTAAAGATAGACAAATTTTTCAATACGACCCACACCTTTTAATTGAAGGCATAATTTGTTCTTGTTATGCAATTAGTGCAAATCATGCCTATATTTACATTAGAGGTGAATATGAATTCTTCTCTGATAGAGTACAAGATGCAATTAATGAAGCATATGAAGCTGGAATTATTGGTGATAAAGTTATGGGATATGACTTTAAGCTTGATATTACAGTTCATAGAGGAGCTGGTGCTTATATTTGTGGTGAAAAATCAGCACTTATAGAATCACTTGAAGGTAAAAGAGGACACCCAAGGCTTAAGCCTCATGGCAAAGAGTGTGAGTGGTTCTTTGACAATCCTGCCACTGTCAACAATGTAGAAACTATTGCTTCTGTTCCGAACATTGTTGAAAATGGTGCGCAGGGTTATACAAAATACGGAACAGAAAAATCTCCCGGAACTATGCTATTTGCAATTTCAGGACCTGTTAACAATCCAGGTGTATATGAAATGGCTTATGGTAATAAAATGATTGATTTCCTAAACATCCTTGGTGGAGGTATGATAAAAGGGAAAAAATTAAAAGCCATTATCCCAGGTGGATCATCATGTCCAATCTTAACTGCTAATGAAGTAGAAAAGGCAGTTTTAGATTATGAATCGATGTGGGATATTGGTTCAACTTTAGGTACGGGAGGAATGATTGTAATTGATGAAGATACATCAATGGTTGATGTAGCAAAAAACTTAATAGAATTTTATCATCATGAATCGTGTGGTCAATGTACACCTTGTAGAGAAGGTTGTGGATGGATTGATACGATTTTAGAAAAAATTCTAAAAGGTTTAGGTTCAAGTGAAGATTTAAAAACAATACTAGATGTGACAAATACTATGAATGGTAAAACAATATGTGTATTTGCGCCAGCTGTTAAAGATATTATTGAAAGTATTGTAAAAAAATTTCCACATGAATTTGAATCATATTTTAAAAATTAA
- a CDS encoding citrate synthase yields the protein MAKNTMTFTDNRNGNTYEYNIVDGTRGPSVVDISSFYKDSGMFTYDPGYTSTASCESKITFIDGENSELRYRGYDISELAGKYSFLDVSYLLMRGKLPTPEASKNFDLEIRHRSFLNEGIIRLFDALPDGAHPMATMGAATMALAAFYKDHLNLENEDEFKMMRRRILAKMPTIAAMAYRNSIGTPLIYPDVNRYFTENFLYMLRAYPGGRMKYLGDGLNDEIKQVEVDALDAILSLHADHEQNASTTTVRNVGSTEAHPYVSIASGISALWGSAHGGANEKVMDQLQMIGDVKNVPTYIAKAKDRNDPFRLMGFGHRVYKNRDPRAETLKGLQDKLREELNLDSKLLDVAAAVEEAALNDDYFKERGLYPNIDFYSGVILTALKIPVAMFTPLFVIGRTPGWLAQWSELKQDPKHKIARPRQLYTGN from the coding sequence ATGGCAAAAAATACTATGACGTTTACTGATAACAGAAATGGTAATACTTATGAATATAATATTGTAGATGGAACTAGAGGACCAAGTGTTGTTGATATTTCATCATTTTATAAAGACTCTGGAATGTTTACATATGACCCAGGATATACATCAACTGCATCTTGTGAATCTAAGATTACATTTATTGATGGGGAAAACTCAGAGTTAAGATATAGAGGGTATGATATTTCAGAACTTGCTGGTAAATACTCTTTCTTAGATGTTTCTTACTTACTAATGAGAGGTAAATTACCAACACCAGAAGCTTCAAAAAACTTTGACTTAGAAATTAGACATAGATCATTCTTAAATGAAGGAATTATCAGATTATTTGATGCATTACCAGATGGTGCACACCCAATGGCAACTATGGGTGCAGCTACTATGGCTTTAGCAGCATTCTATAAAGATCACTTAAATTTAGAGAATGAAGATGAATTTAAAATGATGAGAAGAAGAATTTTAGCTAAGATGCCTACAATTGCAGCAATGGCATATAGAAATTCTATTGGTACTCCACTAATTTACCCAGATGTAAACAGATATTTTACAGAAAACTTCTTATATATGTTAAGAGCATATCCAGGTGGAAGAATGAAATATTTAGGTGATGGATTAAATGATGAAATCAAACAAGTTGAAGTTGATGCATTAGACGCAATTTTATCACTACATGCAGATCATGAGCAAAATGCTTCTACTACTACTGTTAGAAATGTTGGTTCAACAGAAGCTCACCCATATGTATCTATAGCATCAGGAATTTCAGCATTATGGGGATCAGCACATGGTGGAGCAAATGAAAAAGTTATGGATCAACTACAAATGATTGGTGATGTTAAAAACGTACCAACATATATTGCTAAAGCTAAAGATAGAAATGACCCATTTAGATTAATGGGATTCGGACATAGAGTTTACAAAAACAGAGACCCTAGAGCTGAAACTTTAAAAGGATTACAAGATAAACTAAGAGAAGAGTTAAATCTTGATTCTAAATTATTAGATGTAGCAGCAGCAGTAGAAGAAGCAGCATTAAATGATGATTACTTCAAAGAAAGAGGTTTATATCCAAATATTGACTTCTATTCAGGAGTTATTTTAACAGCACTTAAAATTCCTGTAGCAATGTTCACACCACTATTTGTAATTGGTAGAACTCCAGGTTGGTTAGCACAATGGTCTGAGTTAAAACAAGATCCAAAACATAAAATTGCTAGACCTAGACAATTATATACAGGTAACTAA
- a CDS encoding 2Fe-2S iron-sulfur cluster-binding protein, translating into MSEMIEFTVNGMQMQATKGSLLIDKLLDENIHIPHFCYHQALGKDGNCRMCMVEIEGQKRPQIACDTPIKDGMVVRTKGENIEKVRRDILELELINHPIDCPTCDQAGECKLQDYYMESGFYESRVNTDDKVTHRKRVDIGSNVMLDQERCVLCTRCVRFCKDITKTGELGVITRSDHSYIDIFPGKPLSNPYAMNVVDICPVGALTSKDFRFKQRVWFLETFDAICNGCSKGCNIHVDHRKEKYKDDQIFRFRPKVNRSVNGWFMCDEGRLSYTQEEDNRFKTAILNSSETNLNNAIATLFKELSTNKNILFVLSANLSYEEMQNIKNLAKSLDASISGYSPNTYDENFADDYLKKSDKTANRASFKELLIDESKEYFDSSLNTSDLVVIIDNSIFENQKELLKNKKVISMFSHNCLTISYSNIAIPIASFYEKSGTYINCDGIKQKVISGMNKDEPMETVTTIIENIQSMIEKGAL; encoded by the coding sequence ATGAGTGAAATGATTGAGTTCACAGTAAACGGAATGCAAATGCAAGCTACCAAAGGTAGCTTGCTTATTGACAAACTTTTAGATGAAAATATTCATATTCCTCATTTTTGTTACCATCAAGCCTTAGGTAAAGATGGTAACTGCCGTATGTGTATGGTTGAAATAGAAGGTCAAAAAAGACCACAAATAGCCTGTGATACTCCAATAAAAGATGGGATGGTTGTAAGAACTAAAGGTGAAAATATCGAAAAAGTAAGAAGAGATATTTTAGAATTAGAGCTTATAAATCACCCTATTGACTGTCCAACTTGTGATCAAGCAGGTGAATGTAAATTGCAAGATTACTATATGGAATCAGGTTTTTATGAATCTAGAGTAAATACAGATGATAAGGTTACTCATAGAAAAAGAGTAGATATTGGATCTAATGTTATGTTAGACCAAGAAAGATGTGTACTTTGTACAAGATGTGTTAGATTTTGTAAAGATATTACAAAAACAGGTGAATTAGGTGTAATTACTAGAAGTGATCACTCTTACATTGATATTTTTCCAGGGAAGCCACTTTCAAATCCATATGCCATGAATGTTGTTGATATTTGTCCTGTTGGGGCATTAACTTCTAAAGATTTTAGATTTAAACAAAGAGTTTGGTTTTTAGAAACATTTGATGCAATATGTAATGGTTGTTCAAAAGGGTGTAATATCCATGTTGACCATAGAAAAGAAAAATATAAAGATGATCAAATTTTTAGATTTAGACCAAAAGTAAATAGATCTGTAAATGGTTGGTTTATGTGTGATGAAGGAAGACTTTCTTATACACAAGAAGAAGACAATAGATTTAAGACTGCCATTTTAAATAGTAGTGAAACAAATTTAAATAACGCAATAGCGACTCTATTTAAAGAACTATCAACTAATAAAAACATTTTATTTGTATTAAGTGCAAATCTTTCTTATGAAGAGATGCAAAATATTAAAAACTTAGCAAAAAGTTTAGATGCTTCTATTTCTGGATATTCTCCAAATACTTATGATGAAAATTTTGCTGATGATTATCTAAAAAAATCTGATAAAACAGCAAATAGAGCCTCTTTTAAAGAGTTACTGATTGATGAGTCAAAAGAGTATTTTGATTCATCTTTAAATACTTCAGACTTAGTTGTAATTATTGATAACTCTATTTTTGAAAATCAAAAAGAGTTATTGAAAAACAAAAAAGTAATATCAATGTTTTCACATAATTGCCTAACTATTTCATACTCAAATATTGCCATTCCAATAGCTTCATTTTATGAAAAATCGGGGACATACATCAATTGTGATGGAATAAAACAAAAAGTAATATCAGGTATGAATAAAGACGAACCTATGGAAACTGTTACTACAATTATAGAGAACATTCAATCTATGATTGAAAAAGGAGCTCTATGA